Proteins encoded within one genomic window of Gloeobacter kilaueensis JS1:
- a CDS encoding DUF488 family protein translates to MSTVYTIGFTKRSAASFFNTLRSIGIKRLLDVRLSNTSQLAAFAKKDDLAFFLEAICKAEYRHEPLLAPTAQMLTAYRSGKCNWEDYQRRFLALMHQRQVEKRIDPTVFDLPTVLLCSEFTAEHCHRRLALEYLQQCWESLLIKHL, encoded by the coding sequence ATGTCCACCGTCTATACAATTGGCTTCACAAAGCGATCGGCGGCGAGCTTTTTTAACACTCTCCGTTCAATTGGGATCAAGCGCCTGCTCGATGTTCGGCTCAGTAACACCTCACAATTAGCTGCCTTTGCTAAGAAGGACGATCTCGCTTTTTTTCTCGAGGCTATTTGCAAGGCAGAGTACAGGCACGAACCTTTGCTGGCTCCGACTGCTCAGATGCTCACTGCCTACAGGAGCGGCAAATGTAACTGGGAGGACTATCAACGGCGATTTCTTGCGTTGATGCACCAGCGTCAGGTGGAGAAGCGAATAGATCCAACGGTTTTTGATCTGCCCACAGTTTTACTGTGTAGCGAGTTCACAGCGGAGCACTGCCATCGACGTCTGGCACTGGAGTATCTGCAGCAGTGCTGGGAATCTCTCTTGATTAAACATCTTTAG
- a CDS encoding dual OB domain-containing protein, whose translation MPRFEILCLANSRKYQARCIAGLRYDRQGWLRPIGTAEKGALTVEECSYPDGSEPKILDRISVELIDVCPEWHQPENWTAVAGSFRCVSSPDGKVRLDRLQRRLEPGPELLGSQTNHIEQAHFSAANPAQSSLALVLPEQIFWYWKLTGKGKRQVRVRFRLAQARYDLAVTDPAWEERCSVIEEPDTLYTNEDIGYCPDANSRLLFTVSLGQPYNGHYYKLVAAVFAVPV comes from the coding sequence ATGCCTCGCTTTGAGATTCTCTGCCTGGCAAACTCGCGCAAATACCAGGCTCGCTGCATCGCAGGTCTGCGCTACGACCGCCAGGGTTGGCTACGACCGATCGGGACTGCAGAAAAAGGGGCGCTTACTGTCGAGGAGTGCAGTTATCCCGATGGAAGCGAGCCCAAAATTCTCGATCGCATCAGCGTCGAATTGATAGATGTCTGCCCCGAGTGGCACCAACCCGAAAACTGGACCGCTGTAGCGGGTTCTTTTCGCTGTGTGAGTTCCCCCGATGGCAAAGTACGCCTTGATCGATTGCAGAGGCGTCTGGAGCCTGGACCAGAACTGCTGGGTAGCCAGACCAATCACATTGAGCAGGCGCATTTTTCTGCTGCAAATCCTGCACAGTCCTCCTTAGCATTGGTGTTACCTGAGCAAATCTTCTGGTACTGGAAATTGACAGGCAAAGGAAAACGTCAGGTGCGCGTGCGCTTTCGCCTGGCTCAGGCTCGATACGATCTGGCCGTGACAGATCCTGCCTGGGAGGAGCGGTGCTCAGTGATTGAAGAACCAGACACTCTCTACACCAACGAGGACATCGGGTACTGTCCAGATGCAAACAGCCGATTACTGTTCACGGTCAGCCTTGGGCAGCCGTACAACGGCCATTATTACAAACTGGTAGCGGCTGTCTTTGCGGTACCCGTATAA
- a CDS encoding DNA/RNA non-specific endonuclease: MRNVNNYLMLKPQYALSYNATKGIPNWVSWQLNRSWLGTSDRQNDFRPDRSLPPGYGRIAPSDYTGSGYDRGHQCPSADRTRSIQDNSATFLMTNMIPQAPDLNRGPWEKLESYSRTLASEGKELYIVAGVAGTQGTIGGRVSVPASSWKVIVVLDRPGLGLAGINKNTRVIAVLMPNQAGIKQSSWRRFRVSVDQIEKETGYELLSSLPEDVQAVIEGQSDRSR, from the coding sequence GTGCGAAACGTCAACAACTATCTGATGCTTAAACCCCAGTACGCCCTCTCCTACAACGCGACGAAGGGCATTCCCAACTGGGTAAGCTGGCAGCTCAACCGCTCCTGGCTGGGAACGAGCGACCGCCAGAACGACTTTCGCCCCGATAGGAGCCTGCCCCCCGGCTACGGGCGCATTGCCCCGTCCGACTACACCGGCAGCGGCTACGACCGGGGTCACCAGTGCCCCTCCGCCGATCGCACCCGCAGCATCCAGGACAACTCTGCGACGTTTTTGATGACGAACATGATTCCCCAGGCACCGGACCTCAACCGGGGACCGTGGGAAAAACTGGAAAGCTACTCGCGTACCCTGGCCAGTGAAGGCAAAGAACTATATATCGTCGCCGGCGTCGCCGGTACCCAGGGCACGATCGGCGGACGGGTGAGCGTTCCAGCGAGCAGCTGGAAGGTAATCGTCGTGCTCGATCGGCCAGGATTGGGACTGGCGGGTATAAACAAAAATACGCGGGTGATCGCTGTGCTGATGCCAAACCAGGCAGGCATCAAGCAAAGTAGCTGGCGGCGCTTTCGAGTCAGCGTAGACCAGATTGAAAAAGAAACTGGCTACGAGTTGCTCTCCTCGCTGCCCGAAGATGTGCAGGCGGTGATTGAAGGTCAATCGGATAGAAGCCGATGA
- a CDS encoding CopG family ribbon-helix-helix protein: MSKIVNTGVKLDETLHNRLKQLGVLKARTPHWLMRTAIEEYVEREEAYEREKQEDVERWQRYQTLNHAIPHEQVSAWLGSIGTGNEQPCPK, encoded by the coding sequence ATGTCTAAGATAGTGAACACGGGTGTAAAGCTGGACGAGACACTGCATAACCGTTTGAAGCAGCTGGGGGTGCTGAAAGCGCGCACGCCACACTGGTTGATGCGAACGGCGATCGAAGAGTATGTGGAACGGGAAGAAGCTTACGAGCGTGAAAAACAAGAGGATGTAGAACGCTGGCAACGTTACCAGACTCTCAACCATGCTATTCCCCATGAGCAAGTCAGCGCATGGCTAGGAAGTATCGGTACCGGTAATGAGCAGCCGTGCCCCAAATAG
- a CDS encoding type II toxin-antitoxin system RelE/ParE family toxin encodes MSSRAPNSPELSNRGERLIFRGLKRRAFVNNSQNDRSGIVWLPEAVEDTGRLINFLQEKNPEAAVRAAQALQKGTNTLSTFPELGHSMNDGTERREFFIPFGAGSYVLRYIISEQTLVIVRVWHSRENRK; translated from the coding sequence ATGAGCAGCCGTGCCCCAAATAGCCCTGAACTGTCAAACCGGGGTGAAAGGTTGATTTTTCGTGGCCTGAAACGCCGTGCCTTCGTTAATAACTCTCAAAATGACAGATCAGGGATAGTCTGGTTGCCTGAGGCGGTCGAGGACACCGGACGCTTGATCAATTTTCTACAGGAGAAGAATCCGGAAGCAGCTGTACGCGCTGCGCAGGCTCTGCAAAAAGGCACAAACACTCTCAGCACTTTTCCAGAGCTTGGCCACTCGATGAACGATGGCACAGAGCGAAGGGAGTTCTTCATTCCGTTTGGCGCAGGAAGCTATGTCCTGCGTTACATCATTAGTGAGCAGACGCTCGTCATTGTCCGCGTCTGGCACAGTCGCGAAAACCGTAAATAA
- a CDS encoding histone deacetylase — translation MNTLPVIYTERFLEHDTGPWHPERPERLVAVVEHLRAAPFSSRLIWREPRAASPEQLGWIHDASLIKTVEAASKKGGGALDPDTIVSPLSFDVALLAAGGWLDGVDAVLSNNEPAWVLARPPGHHAERDRAMGFCLFSNAALAAHYALRVHHLERVAVLDWDVHHGNGTQQLCWSEPRLAYVSLHQSPQYPGTGHTGETGGSGNVLNVPLPAGSDRSTYQRAFTKQIWPFLERFEAQLLIVSAGFDAHSADPLAEMCLQASDYGEFARQCLNYTRRVLFGLEGGYDLDALAASVLAVTEACLQPI, via the coding sequence TTGAATACTCTCCCCGTCATCTATACCGAGCGCTTCCTCGAACACGACACTGGCCCCTGGCACCCGGAGCGGCCCGAGCGCCTCGTTGCCGTCGTCGAGCACCTGCGCGCGGCCCCTTTTTCGTCGCGCCTGATCTGGCGCGAGCCCCGCGCCGCCAGCCCTGAGCAACTGGGCTGGATCCACGACGCTTCCCTTATCAAGACAGTCGAGGCAGCTTCAAAAAAGGGCGGCGGTGCCCTCGACCCCGACACGATCGTGAGCCCGCTCAGTTTTGATGTGGCTCTGCTTGCCGCCGGAGGCTGGCTCGATGGCGTCGATGCAGTTCTATCGAATAACGAACCGGCCTGGGTTCTGGCCCGCCCGCCTGGCCACCACGCCGAGCGCGACCGGGCGATGGGTTTTTGCTTGTTCTCCAACGCCGCCCTCGCTGCCCACTACGCCCTGCGCGTCCACCACCTCGAACGGGTCGCCGTCCTCGACTGGGACGTTCACCACGGCAACGGCACCCAGCAACTGTGCTGGTCCGAACCGCGCCTTGCCTACGTCTCGCTGCACCAGTCGCCCCAGTATCCCGGCACCGGCCACACGGGCGAAACGGGCGGCTCCGGCAACGTGCTCAACGTACCGCTTCCTGCCGGCTCTGATCGCAGTACCTACCAGCGGGCCTTTACAAAACAGATCTGGCCCTTTCTGGAGCGCTTCGAGGCGCAACTGTTGATCGTGAGCGCCGGTTTCGACGCCCACAGCGCCGATCCGCTGGCTGAGATGTGCCTACAAGCGAGCGACTACGGCGAGTTTGCCCGCCAGTGCCTGAACTACACCCGCCGGGTGCTCTTCGGCCTCGAAGGTGGCTACGACCTCGACGCTCTCGCTGCCTCGGTCCTCGCCGTCACCGAAGCCTGTCTGCAACCGATTTGA
- a CDS encoding retroviral-like aspartic protease family protein: protein MFALAGVHSPVRAQSDLGAALFAQIQQCLVKKLPNLQRAKSEALSAASQQCFFNVVVLDERGARRIDANERTLAVLQTSGVRLPVRSGEGEATVPLGKLLLRSQSTGVYTVAVTIAGRKQDFLLDTGADSTIISAALARQLRLPSSPVPIPGEVFSQGVIGHSRRSGRVEASAYYLPVLGVGTARLQQLMAVSLPLAYIPGQKAGILGLNAISAFDMVIDPRIPELRLLRPSAPPAGAIPLTGQSGLLTAAVTIAGAGPFRFALDTGAGVSLLSKNLARQLALDTTPSRTVNLLGFGGSQGGQLVTLPGLSLGPVSLANVQAVVLATPLLDQTGLDGLVGQNFLNHFRQHWRFAPPNPLGIVPEGTLELERQ from the coding sequence TTGTTCGCGTTAGCCGGTGTCCATTCGCCGGTACGGGCGCAGAGCGATCTGGGCGCAGCGCTTTTTGCCCAGATCCAGCAGTGCCTGGTCAAAAAATTGCCCAACCTGCAGCGGGCTAAGAGCGAAGCGCTGAGCGCCGCCTCCCAGCAGTGTTTTTTTAACGTCGTCGTCCTCGACGAGCGGGGAGCGCGCCGCATCGACGCCAACGAGCGCACCCTGGCCGTTCTGCAGACCAGCGGCGTCAGGCTTCCTGTGCGCAGCGGCGAAGGCGAAGCGACCGTACCGCTCGGGAAATTGTTGCTTCGTAGCCAGTCCACCGGCGTCTACACGGTGGCGGTGACCATTGCCGGTCGCAAACAGGATTTTCTGCTCGACACCGGAGCGGACAGCACGATTATCTCGGCTGCTCTGGCCCGGCAACTGCGCCTGCCCAGTTCCCCTGTCCCGATTCCCGGCGAAGTCTTCAGCCAGGGGGTGATCGGCCATTCGCGCCGCTCAGGCCGGGTGGAGGCATCGGCCTATTATCTGCCGGTGCTCGGCGTCGGCACTGCCCGCCTGCAGCAGTTGATGGCGGTCAGTCTGCCCCTGGCTTACATCCCCGGTCAAAAAGCCGGAATCCTGGGCCTCAACGCGATCAGCGCCTTCGACATGGTGATCGACCCGCGCATACCCGAACTGCGGCTGCTCAGGCCGAGTGCCCCTCCGGCAGGAGCGATCCCGCTTACGGGCCAGTCGGGGCTGCTCACCGCCGCCGTCACGATCGCCGGTGCCGGTCCCTTTCGCTTTGCCCTCGATACGGGGGCGGGTGTGAGCCTCCTCTCCAAAAATCTGGCCCGCCAGCTCGCTTTGGATACCACCCCATCGCGGACAGTCAATCTGCTGGGCTTTGGCGGCAGCCAGGGCGGTCAGCTCGTCACCCTGCCGGGTTTGAGCCTGGGTCCGGTTTCACTGGCAAACGTGCAGGCGGTCGTGCTCGCGACGCCGCTACTGGATCAGACGGGCCTCGACGGTCTGGTGGGCCAGAATTTTCTCAATCACTTCCGCCAGCACTGGCGCTTTGCGCCGCCCAATCCCCTGGGCATCGTGCCGGAAGGAACACTGGAACTGGAGCGGCAGTAG